The following coding sequences are from one Microtus pennsylvanicus isolate mMicPen1 chromosome 1, mMicPen1.hap1, whole genome shotgun sequence window:
- the Gpc2 gene encoding glypican-2 isoform X2, with amino-acid sequence MLSISQHSLAQLFSHSYGRLYSQHATIFNSLFSGLRDYYEKSGEGLDDTLADFWAQLLERAFPLLHPQYSFPPDFLLCLTRLTSTADGSLQPFGDSPRRLRLQITRALVAARALVQGLETGRNVVSEALKVPVLEGCRQALMRLIGCPLCRGVPSLMPCRGFCLNVAHGCLSSRGLEPEWGGYLDGLLLLAEKLQGPFSFELAAESIGVKISEGLMHLQENSVKVSAKVFQECGTPHPVQSRNRRAPAPREEASRPWRVAAEEERPTTAAGTNLHRLVGELRERVGRVRGFWAGLPVTVCGDSRMAADLSQEAAPCWTGVGRGRYLSPVVVGSLNEQLRNPELDPSDPDVPTRRRRLHLRAATARMKAAALGQDLDMHDADEDASGSGGGQQYADDWKAGAAPVVPPARPARPPRPPRRDGLGVKGGSGSARYNQGRSRNLGSSVGPHVPLILILFPSALTLLGLR; translated from the exons ATGCTGTCCATATCCCAGCATTCTTTGGCCCAGCTCTTCTCGCATTCCTATGGtcgcctgtattcccagcacgcCACCATCTTCAATAGCCTGTTCTCTGGCCTACGGGACTACTATGAGAAGTCCGGTGAGGGGTTAGATGACACCTTGGCGGATTTCTGGGCACAGCTTCTGGAGAGAGCCTTCCCTTTGCTGCACCCCCAGTACAGCTTTCCTCCtgacttcctgctctgccttACTCGGCTCACCTCTACTGCTGATGGCTCTCTGCAGCCCTTCGGGGACTCACCTCGCCGCCTCCGCCTACAG ataACCCGGGCACTGGTGGCAGCCCGGGCCTTGGTCCAGGGTCTGGAGACCGGAAGAAATGTGGTCAGCGAAGCCCTTAAG GTGCCCGTGTTGGAAGGCTGCAGGCAGGCCCTGATGCGTCTGATCGGCTGCCCACTTTGTCGGGGAGTCCCCTCGCTTATGCCCTGCCGGGGCTTCTGCCTCAATGTGGCCCATGGCTGCCTCAGCAGCAGGGGACTGGAGCCTGAATGGGGCGGATATCTGG atGGTCTCCTGCTGTTGGCTGAGAAACTCCAGGGACCCTTTTCCTTTGAGCTGGCTGCTGAGTCCATTGGGGTGAAGATCTCAGAAGGTTTGATGCACCTGCAGGAAAACAGTGTAAAGGTGTCAGCCAAG GTATTTCAGGAATGCGGGACCCCACATCCAGTGCAGTCTCGTAACCGCCGAGCACCAGCGCCCCGAGAAGAGGCTAGCCGCCCGTGGAGGGTAGCAGCTGAGGAAGAACGGCCGACAACGGCGGCGGGCACTAATCTGCACCGCCTG GTAGGGGAGCTCCGAGAGAGAGTTGGTCGCGTGCGGGGCTTCTGGGCCGGATTGCCCGTGACCGTGTGCGGGGACTCCCGCATGGCTGCAGACCTCTCGCAGGAGGCGGCACCCTGCTGGACTGGCGTTGGAAGAGGCCG GTATCTGTCGCCTGTGGTCGTGGGCTCCTTGAACGAGCAGCTCCGCAACCCGGAGCTGGATCCCTCTGACCCCGACGTCCCGACGCGGCGGCGGAGGCTACATCTCAGAGCAGCTACGGCTCGGATGAAGGCAGCTGCCCTGGGTCAGGACCTTGACATGCACGACGCTG ATGAAGACGCCAGCGGCTCCGGAGGGGGACAACAGTACGCAGATGACTGGAAAGCTGGGGCAGCGCCTGTGGTTCCCCCAGCCAGGCCTGCAAGGCCACCTCGCCCTCCTCGAAGGGATGGCCTTGGGGTCAAAGGAGGAAGTGGCAGTGCCAGATATAACCAGGGCAGGAGCAGGAATCTGGGATCGTCTGTTGGTCCTCACGTTCCACTCATCCTCATCCTCTTTCCCTCAGCCCTGACCCTGCTTGGACTTCGATAA
- the Gal3st4 gene encoding galactose-3-O-sulfotransferase 4 → MGPLSPVRTMRLWRPRSLGVALGVFMTIGFGLQLLGGPFQRRLPGLQLRQSWIPSLGPTVKSCLPRQRLVFLKTHKSGSSSVLNLLHRYGDQQGLRFALPAHYQFGYPKLFQASKVKGYHPQNSDTKKPFHILCHHMRFNLKEVLQVMPSDSFFFSIVRDPAALARSAFSYYKSTSSAFRKAPSLAAFLSNPRAFYRPGGRGNHYARNLLWFDFGLPFPPETRVSPHLPRDPSPLQLHIMPSAAGPGTLFQPVTTAANSHQQPAGFASSDFRPSSFIQWGLAWLDSVFDLVMVAEYFDESLVLLADALCWGLDDVVGFMHNAQAGGEQRLGAANKSVLNSEDQQLTARARAWNNLDWALYTHFNRSLWSRIEQYGRSRLQRAVAELRARREALAKRCLMGGEALDPKYITDVKLRPFQFGSAKVLGYVLQSGLSPKDQEECERLATPELQYKDKLDAKQFPPTVSLPLKTSRLLPP, encoded by the exons ATGGGTCCACTGTCTCCTGTCAGGACCATGAGGCTCTGGAGGCCTCGGAGCCTAGGGGTGGCTCTGGGAGTCTTCATGACCATTGGATTTGGCCTCCAGCTCTTAGGGGGACCATTCCAGAGGAG gtTACCGGGGCTGCAGCTCCGACAGTCCTGGATCCCTTCACTGGGACCAACTGTTAAGTCTTGCCTCCCCCGACAGCGGCTTGTGTTCTTGAAGACACACAAATCTGGGAGCAGTTCTGTGCTCAATCTCCTTCATCGCTATGGGGACCAGCAGGGGCTACGCTTTGCCCTGCCTGCCCACTACCAGTTTGGCTACCCAAAGCTTTTCCAGGCCTCTAAGGTCAAAGGCTACCACCCCCAGAATTCAGACACCAAGAAGCCTTTCCATATCCTCTGTCACCACATGAGATTCAACCTGAAAGAG GTACTTCAGGTCATGCCTTCTGACAGCTTCTTCTTTTCCATTGTCCGAGATCCAGCGGCTCTAGCCCGCTCTGCCTTCTCCTACTACAAGTCAACCTCATCAGCCTTCCGAAAGGCACCTTCTTTGGCTGCCTTCCTGTCCAATCCTCGAGCCTTCTACAGACCCGGGGGCCGTGGCAACCACTACGCCCGCAACTTACTATGGTTTGACTTTGGGTTGCCCTTCCCCCCAGAGACGAGAGTGAGTCCTCATCTACCCAGGGACCCCAGCCCCCTCCAGCTACATATTATGCCttctgctgctggccctggaacTCTTTTCCAGCCTGTGACCACAGCTGCTAATAGTCACCAGCAGCCAGCCGGCTTTGCCTCTTCAGATTTCCGGCCCTCATCTTTTATCCAGTGGGGTCTGGCCTGGCTGGATTCGGTCtttgacttggtcatggtggccGAGTACTTTGACGAGTCATTGGTTCTGTTGGCAGATGCCCTGTGCTGGGGTCTAGATGACGTGGTGGGCTTCATGCACAATGCCCAGGCTGGAGGTGAGCAGAGGCTCGGGGCTGCCAACAAGAGTGTGTTGAATAGTGAAGATCAGCAGCTGACTGCACGGGCCCGAGCTTGGAATAACCTAGACTGGGCTCTTTATACTCACTTCAACCGTAGTCTGTGGTCACGGATAGAGCAATATGGCCGCAGCCGGCTGCAACGTGCTGTGGCTGAGCTCCGGGCTCGAAGAGAAGCTCTGGCTAAACGTTGCCTGATGGGAGGTGAGGCTTTAGACCCCAAATACATCACCGATGTAAAGCTCCGTCCTTTTCAGTTCGGTTCAGCTAAAGTTTTGGGGTACGTACTTCAGAGCGGACTGAGCCCGAAAGACCAAGAGGAATGTGAACGCTTGGCTACTCCTGAGCTGCAGTACAAGGACAAACTCGATGCCAAGCAGTTTCCCCCTACagtctccctgcctctcaagacCTCAAGGCTGCTGCCCCCATAG
- the Gpc2 gene encoding glypican-2 isoform X1 → MSALRPLLLLLLPLCPGPGPGPGSEAKVVRSCAETRQVLGARGYSLTLIPPSLISGEHLQICPQEYTCCSSETEQKLIRDAEVTFRGLVEDSGSFLTHTLAARHRKFNEFFREMLSISQHSLAQLFSHSYGRLYSQHATIFNSLFSGLRDYYEKSGEGLDDTLADFWAQLLERAFPLLHPQYSFPPDFLLCLTRLTSTADGSLQPFGDSPRRLRLQITRALVAARALVQGLETGRNVVSEALKVPVLEGCRQALMRLIGCPLCRGVPSLMPCRGFCLNVAHGCLSSRGLEPEWGGYLDGLLLLAEKLQGPFSFELAAESIGVKISEGLMHLQENSVKVSAKVFQECGTPHPVQSRNRRAPAPREEASRPWRVAAEEERPTTAAGTNLHRLVGELRERVGRVRGFWAGLPVTVCGDSRMAADLSQEAAPCWTGVGRGRYLSPVVVGSLNEQLRNPELDPSDPDVPTRRRRLHLRAATARMKAAALGQDLDMHDADEDASGSGGGQQYADDWKAGAAPVVPPARPARPPRPPRRDGLGVKGGSGSARYNQGRSRNLGSSVGPHVPLILILFPSALTLLGLR, encoded by the exons ATGTCCGCGCTGCGTCCTCTCCTGCTTTTGCTGCTCCCTCTGTGTCCCGGTCCTGGTCCGGGACCTGGGAGTGAGGCAAAGGTCGTCCGGAGTTGTGCAGAGACTCGGCAGGTGCTGGGAGCCCGGGGATATAGCTTAActctcatccctccctccctcatctcag GTGAGCACCTTCAGATCTGTCCTCAGGAGTACACCTGCTGTTCCAGTGAGACGGAGCAGAAGTTGATCAGGGATGCTGAGGTCACCTTCCGTGGCCTGGTGGAGGACAGTGGCTCCTTCCTGACTCACACACTCGCCGCCCGGCATAGAAAGTTTAATG AGTTTTTTCGGGAGATGCTGTCCATATCCCAGCATTCTTTGGCCCAGCTCTTCTCGCATTCCTATGGtcgcctgtattcccagcacgcCACCATCTTCAATAGCCTGTTCTCTGGCCTACGGGACTACTATGAGAAGTCCGGTGAGGGGTTAGATGACACCTTGGCGGATTTCTGGGCACAGCTTCTGGAGAGAGCCTTCCCTTTGCTGCACCCCCAGTACAGCTTTCCTCCtgacttcctgctctgccttACTCGGCTCACCTCTACTGCTGATGGCTCTCTGCAGCCCTTCGGGGACTCACCTCGCCGCCTCCGCCTACAG ataACCCGGGCACTGGTGGCAGCCCGGGCCTTGGTCCAGGGTCTGGAGACCGGAAGAAATGTGGTCAGCGAAGCCCTTAAG GTGCCCGTGTTGGAAGGCTGCAGGCAGGCCCTGATGCGTCTGATCGGCTGCCCACTTTGTCGGGGAGTCCCCTCGCTTATGCCCTGCCGGGGCTTCTGCCTCAATGTGGCCCATGGCTGCCTCAGCAGCAGGGGACTGGAGCCTGAATGGGGCGGATATCTGG atGGTCTCCTGCTGTTGGCTGAGAAACTCCAGGGACCCTTTTCCTTTGAGCTGGCTGCTGAGTCCATTGGGGTGAAGATCTCAGAAGGTTTGATGCACCTGCAGGAAAACAGTGTAAAGGTGTCAGCCAAG GTATTTCAGGAATGCGGGACCCCACATCCAGTGCAGTCTCGTAACCGCCGAGCACCAGCGCCCCGAGAAGAGGCTAGCCGCCCGTGGAGGGTAGCAGCTGAGGAAGAACGGCCGACAACGGCGGCGGGCACTAATCTGCACCGCCTG GTAGGGGAGCTCCGAGAGAGAGTTGGTCGCGTGCGGGGCTTCTGGGCCGGATTGCCCGTGACCGTGTGCGGGGACTCCCGCATGGCTGCAGACCTCTCGCAGGAGGCGGCACCCTGCTGGACTGGCGTTGGAAGAGGCCG GTATCTGTCGCCTGTGGTCGTGGGCTCCTTGAACGAGCAGCTCCGCAACCCGGAGCTGGATCCCTCTGACCCCGACGTCCCGACGCGGCGGCGGAGGCTACATCTCAGAGCAGCTACGGCTCGGATGAAGGCAGCTGCCCTGGGTCAGGACCTTGACATGCACGACGCTG ATGAAGACGCCAGCGGCTCCGGAGGGGGACAACAGTACGCAGATGACTGGAAAGCTGGGGCAGCGCCTGTGGTTCCCCCAGCCAGGCCTGCAAGGCCACCTCGCCCTCCTCGAAGGGATGGCCTTGGGGTCAAAGGAGGAAGTGGCAGTGCCAGATATAACCAGGGCAGGAGCAGGAATCTGGGATCGTCTGTTGGTCCTCACGTTCCACTCATCCTCATCCTCTTTCCCTCAGCCCTGACCCTGCTTGGACTTCGATAA